Proteins found in one Mangifera indica cultivar Alphonso chromosome 15, CATAS_Mindica_2.1, whole genome shotgun sequence genomic segment:
- the LOC123197862 gene encoding thyroid adenoma-associated protein homolog isoform X1, with product MSAKWRALQHRHRYTYNAVVFPSSFSDSLTQFLASPPDDEGSSFSKFWSELKELASLNSTYSQINHAKKLASSFTELLLSSADESLNLKATRVYLEVLFLENSSPLHRTLVSALGKLRKFESLICSCFRELCNEYGGKKRFCVSRVALSVMGMPKLGFLVDVIEDCAVSVAEDVVLGLNSVILEVQELSRPSPIVMEQCQESLSCLYYLLQRFPAKFRDLSDPDCGCGGGELKALEKGFGVMISILKSVVFTRDCFVAAGVAFCAALQVCLSPQELGSFIIEGIFYQTNCNLSNNDCNSEFDDAIGKVPYNGDVCSEIRSFSVLNRLCLIRGILTAVSRDVLNIPFSVSSNNSNFTKNISSSVKTILYNGILPELCDYCESPTDSHFNFHALTVMQICLQQIKTSILANLTYTSDNYDPIPEDMGTRILRIIWNNLEDPLSQTVKQVHLVFDLFLDIESTLRRGEGGERIKSFLQKIASDLLCLGPRCKGRYAPLASLTKRLGTKPMLDMSPNLLFETVQAYIDDDVCTAATSFLKCFLECLRDECWSSDGIEGGYAVYRGHCLPPFLFGLASGTSKLRSNLNTYAVPVILDVDVDGVFPMLAFISVEPSEGNRLSYPKLVCTNMELRVEQQVAVLVSLLKVSRSLALIEGDIDWWKNSAELSTESVLENECNNCYALVCIKGIKFKVVVDWLVLALTHVDESLRVDAAESLFLNPKTATLPSHLELTLMKEAVPLNMRCCSTAFQMKWTSLFRKFFSRVRTALERQFKQGGWQPTVSFRDNDGSCTGTEETVIRRAEDLFNFMRWLSSFLFFSCYPSAPYKRKIMSMELILTMASIWSITPSQEKPGSVSPESCLYPYNKGFTSPDSTLVLVGSIIDSWDRLRESSFRILLHFPNPLPGISSEDMVQKVIAWSKKLVCSPRVRESDAGALTLRLMFRKYVLELGWIVRVSDIVCLPLQPQQVNRDEQVCKSRPPAIEYVKSLIDWLEVAVEEGEKDLSEACKNSFVHGILLALRYTFEELDWNSDAILSGYSEMRLLLEKLLELVMQITSLALWVVSADAWYLPEDMDDMINDDSFLLDVSEEMDGPTQALEDEDKKSKPTEDVRSSGQIVMVGCWLAMKEVSLLLGTIIRKIPLPSNDCSDSVESENRFSNAADVSMTTFSVPMLDLKQLEKIGNHFLEVLLKMKHNGAIDKTRAGFTALCNRLLCSNDPRLCRLTESWMEQLMERTVAKGQVVDDLLRRSAGIPAAFIALFLAEPEGAPKKLLPQALRWLIDVADRSLLDLTETKGLKKESQCLLENSNQQLKSALPSEMNATFKSSKIRDEGVIPTVHAFNIIRAVFNDTNLATDTSGFSAEALIVSIRSFSSPYWEIRNSACLAYTALVRRMIGFLNVQKRESARRGLTGLEFFHRYPSLHSFIFNELKLITELLGDTSLSQSESNLANVVHPSLCPMLILLSRLKPSPLASENGDDLDPFLFMPFIRRCSTQSNLKVRILASRALTGLVSNEKLPVVLQNIASELPYVGDHNTAIPASSSCPTSGTHRANSNLIHGILLQLGSLVDTNCRNLGDFSMKDQILVDLIKVLGRCSWIASPERCPCPIVNASFLRVLDHILCIARTVHISGSFYAVRNLLLELSTECLDVEASYGLSYYDPTIAELREQAAKSYFSCVFQASEEADEVVFQMPQRRSPLNSKLSKIPEMENSFAGLQERLVHSLSDSSYEVRLATLKWLLKFLESRKSDREVSDLLGSELRNIHNWIKSNLQDTLMSRLELDKSHRCTNYILRNLFTWNILLFQKPSDEVTAETIYVGGMDCDSVFQLWDRLISLYELTRHTKTKETLIRCLAICIRRFADAYTNSVLDLEKKKTMEFTESDHLERSARLYACITAFVDMIREHSAPSEPVNMRRAAAESIAASGLLEQAEFVGSYVVNHQIPPETLGMHFEQQEAINMYARQVLALWFACIKLLEDEDDGIRQRLAVDVQKCCNSERHRNSSHAREAPIQVEKVIESSFEYLSSIFGCWIEFSESLLRWVHNAASQVVSEGDLVRRVFDKEIDNHHEEKLLISQICCSQLEKIPISKSWTVDTSNKDQIKNYLRRWRKKFSHQLMSFAKDQSSRMGGIYWIGGFGNHKDSFLPVYSNLLGFYALSSCIFNGEIEDGMSLLSDVIELGKVISPFIRNPLVHNLYLLVVKLHERKIGALAEQTVKFTDDMIWEAFDPYFLLR from the exons ATGTCGGCGAAATGGCGCGCGTTGCAACACCGCCACCGTTACACATACAACGCCGTCGTTTTCCCCTCTTCATTCTCAGACTCTTTAACCCAATTCTTAGCATCTCCACCTGACGATGAGGGgtcttctttttcaaaattttggagtGAGTTAAAAGAGTTAGCTTCACTCAACTCTACTTATTCACAAATCAACCACGCGAAGAAACTCGCTTCATCTTTCACTGAGTTGCTATTATCGAGTGCTGATGAGTCTTTGAACCTGAAAGCTACGCGGGTCTACTTAGAAGTTTTGTTTTTGGAGAATTCTTCTCCGTTGCATAGAACTTTGGTTTCTGCTTTGGGGAAACTTAGAAAGTTTGAGTCTTTGATTTGTTCTTGTTTCCGTGAGCTTTGCAATGAGTATGGCGGTAAGAAGAGGTTTTGTGTGTCACGTGTGGCTTTGTCTGTAATGGGTATGCCAAAGTTGGGGTTTTTAGTTGATGTGATTGAAGATTGTGCCGTTTCGGTCGCTGAAGATGTCGTTTTGGGGCTGAATAGTGTGATTTTGGAGGTTCAAGAGTTGTCTAGACCTTCTCCTATAGTTATGGAGCAGTGCCAGGAGAGTTTGTCTTGTCTGTACTATTTGCTTCAGCGGTTTCCAGCTAAATTTAGAGACTTGAGTGATCCTGATTGCGGCTGTGGAGGTGGAGAATTGAAGGCTTTGGAAAAGGGTTTTGGAGTTATGATAAGTATCTTGAAATCAGTGGTTTTTACGAGAGATTGTTTCGTGGCCGCTGGGGTGGCATTTTGTGCTGCTTTACAAGTGTGTTTGAGTCCTCAAGAACTTGGTTCGTTCATCATTGAAGgtattttttatcaaacaaattgCAATCTTAGTAATAATGACTGTAATAGTGAGTTTGATGATGCGATTGGGAAGGTTCCTTATAATGGAGATGTTTGTAGTGAAATCCGTAGTTTTTCAGTATTGAATAGACTTTGCTTGATTCGAGGGATACTCACGGCTGTTTCGAGAGATGTACTCAATATCCCCTTTTCTGTGTCTTCGAATAATTCGAATTTTACCAAAAATATCAGTAGCTCTGTAAAGACTATATTGTATAATGGGATTTTGCCTGAGTTGTGTGATTACTGTGAGAGCCCAACTGATAGTCATTTTAACTTTCATGCATTAACTGTGATGCAAATATGTTTGCAACAGATAAAGACCTCAATTTTGGCTAATTTAACCTATACATCGGATAATTATGATCCGATTCCGGAGGATATGGGGACACGGATTTTGAGAATCATATGGAATAACTTGGAGGATCCTCTAAGTCAAACAGTAAAGCAAGTTCATCTTGTTTTTGATCTATTCTTAGATATTGAATCTACTCTTCGTCGGGGTGAAGGTGGTGAGAGAATTAAATCCTTCTTACAAAAGATTGCTTCTGATCTTCTTTGCCTAGGGCCACGGTGTAAGGGGAGATACGCTCCCTTGGCTTCACTGACTAAGAGATTGGGCACAAAACCTATGTTGGATATGAGTCCTAACTTGTTATTTGAAACGGTCCAGGCCtatattgatgatgatgtgtGCACTGCTGCCACATCTTTCCTGAAATGTTTCCTTGAATGCTTACGTGATGAGTGTTGGAGTTCTGATGGTATTGAAGGGGGCTATGCTGTTTATAGAGGGCACTGCTTGCCTCCTTTTTTGTTTGGACTTGCTTCAGGAACTTCAAAGCTCCGCTCAAATTTGAATACTTATGCTGTTCCAGTTATTTTAGATGTGGATGTGGATGGTGTTTTTCCTATGCTTGCCTTCATCTCGGTTGAGCCTAGCGAGGGGAACAGATTGTCATATCCAAAGCTTGTATGTACTAACATGGAACTCAGAGTTGAGCAACAAGTAGCTGTTTTAGTCTCTTTACTTAAGGTATCTCGTTCACTTGCTTTAATTGAAGGGGATATCGATTGGTGGAAAAATTCTGCTGAGCTAAGCACAGAGAGTGTGTTGGAAAATGAATGCAATAATTGTTACGCTCTAGTTTGCATTAAGGGAATAAAGTTTAAGGTTGTGGTTGACTGGCTAGTCTTGGCACTGACCCATGTTGATGAGTCACTCCGTGTAGATGCTGCAGAATCTCTTTTCTTAAATCCCAAGACAGCTACTCTGCCTTCCCATTTAGAACTAACTCTGATGAAGGAAGCTGTGCCATTGAACATGAGGTGTTGCTCAACAGCATTTCAGATGAAGTGGACAAGCTTGTTTAGAAAGTTTTTCTCTCGAGTTCGAACTGCCTTGGAGAGGCAATTTAAGCAGGGTGGCTGGCAACCTACTGTTTCCTTCAGAGACAATGATGGGTCATGCACTGGAACAGAGGAAACTGTAATTAGGAGAGCTGAGgatctatttaattttatgaggTGGTTGAGCAGTTTCCTATTTTTCTCATGCTATCCTTCTGCTCCTTATAAGCGAAAAATAATGTCCATGGAGCTTATTCTTACAATGGCAAGCATTTGGTCTATCACACCTTCTCAGGAAAAACCTGGTTCTGTATCTCCTGAAAGTTGCCTTTATCCTTACAATAAAGGATTCACTTCACCAGATTCAACACTAGTGTTAGTTGGATCAATTATTGATAGTTGGGACCGGCTGAGGGAGAGTTCTTTTCGTATATTACTGCATTTTCCTAACCCACTACCTGGTATTTCAAGTGAAGACATGGTCCAAAAAGTAATAGCATGGTCTAAAAAATTAGTCTGCAGTCCACGTGTGAGAGAGAGTGATGCTGGGGCTCTAACTTTACGGCTTATGTTTAGGAAGTATGTCTTGGAGCTTGGGTGGATAGTCAGAGTTTCAGACATTGTTTGTCTTCCTTTGCAGCCTCAGCAGGTCAACAGAGATGAGCAGGTTTGTAAATCTAGGCCACCTGCTATAGAATATGTGAAATCATTAATTGATTGGTTGGAGGTTGCAGTAGAGGAGGGAGAGAAGGATCTTTCTGAAGCCTGTAAGAACAGTTTTGTTCATGGTATATTACTTGCTCTCCGATATACTTTCGAGGAATTGGATTGGAATTCTGATGCCATATTGTCGGGTTATTCAGAGATGAGATTACTATTAGAGAAGCTCTTGGAGCTGGTCATGCAAATAACTTCATTGGCACTTTGGGTGGTTTCTGCTGATGCTTGGTATCTGCCTGAGGACATGGATGACATGATTAATGATGATAGTTTCTTGTTGGATGTCTCTGAGGAGATGGATGGGCCCACACAAGCTTTAGAGGATGAAGATAAGAAATCAAAACCTACAGAAGATGTAAGGTCATCAGGACAGATTGTTATGGTTGGTTGCTGGCTGGCTATGAAAGAG gTGAGTCTTCTTTTGGGAACTATCATAAGAAAAATTCCTTTGCCAAGTAATGATTGTTCAGATTCAGTAGAATCTGAGAATCGTTTTTCCAATGCTGCTGATGTCTCAATGACGACATTCTCTGTTCCAATGCTTGACTTGAAACAACTTGAAAAAATTGGGAACCATTTCTTGGAAGTCCTTTTGAAGATGAAGCATAACGGTGCAATTGATAAGACAAGGGCTGGGTTTACAGCTCTTTGCAACCGTTTACTTTGTTCGAATGATCCAAG ACTTTGTAGGTTGACAGAGTCCTGGATGGAGCAACTTATGGAAAGAACTGTGGCCAAGGGACAAGTAGTGGATGATTTGTTAAGAAGAAGTGCAGGTATTCCTGCTGCTTTCATTGCTCTATTTCTTGCAGAACCAGAAGGTGCACCGAAGAAGCTTCTCCCGCAAGCACTTCGGTGGCTAATAGATGTAGCTGACAGGTCGTTGCTGGACCTAACTGAAACCaaaggattaaaaaaagaatCTCAGTGTTTattggaaaattcaaaccaacAGTTGAAATCTGCGCTGCCATCTGAGATGAATGCAACTTTCAAATCGTCTAAAATTCGCGATGAGGGTGTCATTCCAACAGTGCATGCATTCAACATCATTAGAGCTGTATTTAATGATACCAACCTAGCTACTGACACCTCTGGTTTTTCTGCTGAAGCTTTGATTGTTTCAATACGCTCATTCTCTTCTCCATACTGGGAAATTCGGAACAGTGCTTGTCTGGCATACACTGCCTTGGTACGTCGTATGATTGGATTTCTTAATGTTCAAAAACGAGAATCTGCACGGCGTGGTCTAACTGGGCTTGAATTTTTTCATAG GTACCCCTCATTGCATTCATTTATATTCAACGAACTGAAACTTATAACTGAGTTGCTTGGTGACACCTCATTGAGTCAATCAGAATCCAACTTAGCAAATGTTGTGCACCCAAGCTTGTGTCCCATGCTGATTCTTCTATCTAGGCTCAAACCTTCACCCCTCGCAAGTGAAAATGGGGATGACCTGGATCCTTTCCTTTTCATGCCATTCATTAGAAGGTGCTCAACCCAAAGCAATCTAAAAGTTCGTATCCTTGCATCCCGAGCTTTAACAGGCCTGGTGTCTAATGAGAAACTGCCTGTTGTCCTTCAGAATATAGCATCTGAACTACCTTATGTTGGGGACCATAACACAGCTATTCCCGCTTCTTCTTCGTGCCCAACCTCTGGAACCCACCGAGCTAACTCCAATTTAATTCATGGAATTCTGTTGCAGTTAGGTTCTCTTGTGGATACAAATTGTAGAAACTTAGGTGACTTTTCAATGAAGGATCAGATTCTTGTTGACTTAATCAAAGTTCTTGGGAGATGTTCATGGATTGCAAGCCCTGAAAGGTGCCCTTGCCCCATTGTCAATGCCTCTTTCTTAAGAGTGCTTGATCACATTCTCTGTATTGCAAGAACAGTCCATATAAGCGGTAGTTTTTATGCTGTACGCAACCTACTTTTGGAGTTATCTACTGAGTGCTTAGATGTTGAAGCTTCTTATGGGCTGTCATATTATGACCCAACAATTGCTGAACTTCGGGAACAAGCGGCTAAATCGTATTTCAGTTGTGTGTTTCAGGCATCTGAAGAAGCAGATGAAGTTGTTTTTCAGATGCCGCAGAGACGTTCTCCTCTTAATTCAAAGTTATCTAAAATACCTGAAATGGAGAATTCTTTTGCTGGGCTCCAGGAGAGGCTGGTCCATTCCTTGTCAGATTCATCTTATGAAGTTCGACTTGCAACATTAAAGTGGCTGCTTAAGTTCCTGGAATCAAGAAAATCAGATAGAGAGGTCAGTGATTTGTTAGGCAGTGAATTGCGGAACATTCATAACTGGATAAAAAGTAACCTGCAGGACACATTGATGAGCCGTTTAGAGTTAGACAAGAGTCATAGATGTACAAACTACATTCTCAGGAATCTTTTCACTTGGAACATTCTGCTGTTTCAGAAACCCAGCGATGAAGTGACTGCTGAAACAATTTATGTTGGAGGGATGGATTGTGATTCTGTATTCCAGCTTTGGGATAGGCTGATATCCCTGTATGAGCTCACAAGACATACTAAAACTAAAGAGACACTCATCAGGTGTTTGGCAATATGCATACGGCGGTTTGCAGATGCATATACTAACTCAGTTCTTGatttagagaagaagaaaaccaTGGAGTTCACTGAGTCTGATCATTTGGAAAGATCAGCTCGTTTATATGCTTGCATTACTGCTTTTGTTGACATGATTAGGGAGCATAGTGCCCCATCAGAGCCAGTGAATATGCGCAGGGCAGCAGCTGAATCTATAGCAGCATCAGGTTTGCTCGAACAAGCTGAATTTGTGGGTTCTTATGTGGTCAACCACCAAATCCCGCCTGAAACTTTAGGTATGCATTTTGAACAACAAGAAGCCATTAATATGTATGCTCGTCAAGTACTAGCTTTATGGTTTGCATGTATCAAACTACTggaggatgaagatgatggGATTAGACAAAGGCTTGCTGTTGACGTCCAGAAGTGTTGTAATTCAGAAAGACACAGAAATAGCTCTCATGCTAGAGAGGCTCCAATCCAAGTGGAAAAAGTGATTGAATCTAGTTTTGAGTACCTATCCTCTATCTTCGGTTGCTGGATCGAATTTTCTGAATCCCTTCTTCGATGGGTGCATAATGCAGCAAGCCAGGTAGTATCAGAAGGGGATCTAGTAAGGCGGGTTTTTGACAAGGAAATTGATAATCATCATGAAGAAAAGCTTTTGATCAGTCAAATATGTTGCTCTCAATTGGAGAAGATTCCTATTTCAAAATCCTGGACAGTTGACACATCGAATAAAGATCAAATCAAAAACTATTTACGCAGATGGAGAAAGAAATTCAGCCATCAGTTAATGTCTTTTGCTAAAGATCAGAGTAGCAGGATGGGAGGAATTTATTGGATTGGTGGTTTTGGCAACCACAAGGATTCATTTCTACCAGTTTATTCAAATCTGCTTGGTTTTTATGCACTCTCAAGCTGCATCTTTAATGGGGAAATTGAAGATGGTATGTCTCTACTATCTGATGTGATTGAACTTGGTAAAGTTATCAGTCCATTTATTAGGAACCCTTTGGTTCATAACCTGTATTTGTTAGTAGTTAAGTTACATGAGAGAAAGATAGGTGCTTTAGCTGAACAAACAGTGAAGTTCACAGATGACATGATTTGGGAGGCTTTTGACCCCTATTTTCTTCTTAGATAA